A genomic window from Winogradskyella sp. J14-2 includes:
- a CDS encoding four helix bundle protein: MHKVEDLKIWQKSIRLAKTVYLLIAELPSEEKFGLTSQVKRSAISIPSNIAEGAGRNSKKEFKHFLSIANGSACELQTQLLLIIELDLIKKDKVQPIIELCIEIQKMNYAFQQKL, encoded by the coding sequence ATGCACAAAGTTGAAGATTTAAAAATATGGCAAAAGTCAATTAGATTGGCAAAAACTGTGTACTTACTTATTGCGGAACTACCATCAGAAGAAAAATTTGGATTAACATCTCAAGTTAAAAGAAGTGCTATTTCAATTCCTTCTAATATTGCTGAAGGAGCTGGAAGAAATTCCAAAAAGGAATTCAAACATTTTTTAAGTATTGCTAATGGCTCTGCTTGTGAGCTTCAAACACAATTACTTTTAATAATTGAATTAGATTTAATAAAAAAAGACAAAGTACAACCGATTATTGAGCTATGTATTGAAATTCAAAAAATGAATTATGCTTTTCAACAAAAGTTATAA
- a CDS encoding 3-hydroxyacyl-CoA dehydrogenase/enoyl-CoA hydratase family protein, which translates to MSKRRIKKIAIIGSGIMGSGIACHFANIGVDVLLLDIVPRELNDKEKAQGLTLEDKVVRNRLVNDALTASIKSKPAPLYHPSFKDRITTGNLEDDIAKVANVDWIMEVVVERLDIKKQVFEKLEKHRTPGTLITSNTSGIPIKFMSEGRSEDFQKHFCGTHFFNPARYLKLFEIIPGPKTDASVLEFLNGYGEQFLGKTSVVAKDTPAFIGNRIGIFSIMSLFHTVKDLDLTIEEVDKLSGPVIGRPKSATFRTVDVVGLDTLVHVANGIRENCPNDERHELFQLPDFINTMMENKWLGSKTGQGFYKKVVSNDGKKEILSLDLNTLDYREKQRAKFATLELTKTIDKVVDRFKVLVKGKDKAGEFYRKSFAALFAYVSNRIPEITDDLYKIDDAMKAGFGWEHGPFQIWDAIGVEAGIEMMKAEGLEPNAWVNDMLASGSTSFYTVKDGASYAYDIPSKSQQKIPGQDSFIILDNIRKSKEVFKNSGVLIEDLGDGILNCEFQSKMNTIGGDVLAGLNKAVDLAEKDFEGLVIGNQGANFSVGANIGMIFMMAVEQEYDELNMAIKYFQDTMMRMRYSSIPTIAAPHGMTLGGGCELSMHADKVVAAAETYIGLVEFGVGVIPGGGGSKEMALRAQDEFHKGDVELNVLQEYFLTIGMAKVATSAYEAFDLGVLQKGKDVVVVNKDRQIATAKAHARLLADAGYTQPVKRKDIKVLGKQALGMFLVGTDAMEASHYISEHDQKIANKLAYVMAGGDLSEPTLVTEQYLLDLEREAFLSLCTERKTLERIQHMLKTGKPLRN; encoded by the coding sequence ATGAGCAAACGTAGAATAAAGAAAATTGCCATCATTGGTTCTGGTATTATGGGAAGCGGTATTGCTTGTCACTTTGCCAATATTGGTGTAGATGTCTTATTATTAGACATTGTTCCTAGAGAACTGAATGATAAAGAAAAAGCACAAGGACTTACTCTAGAAGATAAAGTTGTGCGCAATCGCCTTGTTAATGACGCACTTACTGCATCAATTAAATCTAAGCCTGCGCCACTATACCACCCATCTTTTAAAGACCGCATTACAACAGGTAACTTAGAAGATGATATTGCGAAAGTTGCAAATGTAGATTGGATAATGGAAGTAGTTGTGGAGCGCTTAGATATTAAAAAACAAGTTTTTGAAAAGCTTGAAAAACACCGAACACCTGGTACTTTAATAACCTCAAACACCTCTGGTATTCCTATTAAATTTATGAGCGAAGGCCGAAGTGAAGATTTTCAAAAACACTTCTGTGGCACACACTTTTTTAATCCAGCGAGATATTTAAAGCTATTCGAAATTATTCCAGGACCAAAAACTGATGCTTCGGTATTAGAGTTTTTAAATGGTTACGGAGAACAGTTCTTAGGAAAAACTTCGGTTGTTGCCAAAGACACTCCTGCTTTTATCGGTAACAGAATCGGTATTTTCAGTATAATGAGTCTGTTTCACACAGTAAAAGACTTAGATCTAACTATTGAAGAAGTAGACAAATTATCTGGTCCTGTAATTGGTCGTCCAAAATCTGCAACGTTTAGAACTGTAGACGTTGTTGGTTTAGACACTCTAGTACACGTGGCAAACGGTATTAGAGAAAACTGTCCAAATGACGAGAGACATGAGTTATTTCAACTACCAGATTTCATCAATACCATGATGGAAAACAAATGGTTAGGAAGCAAAACAGGCCAAGGATTCTATAAAAAAGTTGTCTCTAATGACGGTAAAAAAGAAATTTTATCGCTAGATCTTAATACCCTTGATTATAGAGAAAAACAACGTGCAAAATTTGCAACATTAGAACTAACGAAAACGATTGATAAAGTTGTAGATCGTTTTAAAGTATTAGTAAAAGGAAAAGATAAAGCAGGTGAATTCTACAGAAAAAGTTTTGCTGCTCTATTCGCATATGTCTCTAATCGTATTCCAGAGATTACAGACGATTTATATAAAATTGATGATGCTATGAAAGCCGGTTTTGGTTGGGAACATGGTCCTTTCCAAATTTGGGATGCTATTGGTGTAGAAGCTGGTATTGAAATGATGAAAGCAGAAGGTCTAGAACCAAATGCTTGGGTTAACGACATGTTGGCATCTGGTAGCACGTCATTCTACACCGTAAAAGACGGAGCTTCTTATGCTTACGATATTCCTTCAAAATCACAACAAAAAATTCCTGGTCAGGATAGTTTCATCATCTTAGACAACATCAGAAAATCTAAAGAAGTCTTTAAAAACTCTGGAGTTCTAATTGAAGACTTAGGTGATGGTATCTTAAACTGCGAATTCCAATCTAAAATGAATACCATTGGTGGTGACGTTTTAGCAGGATTAAACAAAGCTGTGGATTTAGCAGAAAAAGATTTTGAAGGTTTAGTAATTGGTAATCAAGGAGCTAATTTCTCTGTTGGTGCTAACATTGGAATGATTTTTATGATGGCTGTTGAGCAAGAGTATGACGAGCTTAATATGGCTATCAAGTATTTCCAAGACACAATGATGCGTATGCGTTATTCTTCAATACCAACAATTGCAGCACCTCATGGTATGACTCTTGGTGGTGGTTGTGAGTTATCAATGCATGCAGACAAAGTTGTTGCTGCTGCAGAAACATATATAGGCTTAGTAGAGTTTGGCGTTGGTGTTATTCCTGGCGGTGGAGGCTCCAAAGAAATGGCGCTTAGAGCTCAAGATGAATTTCATAAAGGTGATGTAGAGCTTAACGTATTACAAGAGTATTTCTTAACTATAGGTATGGCTAAAGTTGCAACCTCAGCTTACGAAGCTTTTGATTTAGGCGTACTTCAAAAAGGAAAAGATGTCGTGGTGGTTAACAAAGATCGTCAGATTGCAACCGCTAAAGCACATGCGAGACTATTAGCAGATGCTGGTTATACGCAACCTGTAAAACGTAAAGATATAAAGGTACTTGGTAAACAAGCTTTAGGAATGTTCTTAGTAGGAACAGATGCTATGGAAGCTAGTCACTACATCAGTGAGCACGACCAAAAGATTGCTAATAAACTGGCTTACGTTATGGCTGGTGGAGATTTATCAGAGCCGACTCTAGTTACAGAACAATATTTACTTGACTTAGAGCGTGAGGCATTCCTTTCGCTTTGTACAGAGCGTAAAACGCTAGAACGTATTCAGCACATGCTAAAAACAGGTAAACCACTTCGTAACTAA
- a CDS encoding MarR family winged helix-turn-helix transcriptional regulator, which yields MKDKTIDYVLRTTWLAVNKMYNEEASKFDTTMATGFALLSIDPEKGTPSTSLGPKMGMEATSLSRTLKTMEEKGLIERKPNPEDGRGVLIHLTEFGKEKRAYSKERVLTFNDAIKSNISSQKIEHFYEVAELINNMISNKKIYNQKEHILKQ from the coding sequence ATGAAGGATAAAACTATAGACTACGTGCTAAGAACTACATGGTTAGCAGTTAACAAAATGTATAACGAAGAAGCCTCAAAATTTGATACTACCATGGCTACTGGCTTTGCTTTATTAAGCATTGATCCCGAAAAAGGTACACCATCCACTTCTCTAGGTCCCAAAATGGGAATGGAGGCCACAAGCCTTTCGCGCACACTTAAAACTATGGAAGAAAAAGGGTTAATTGAACGTAAACCAAACCCTGAAGATGGACGTGGTGTCTTAATTCATTTAACAGAATTTGGTAAAGAGAAAAGAGCCTACTCAAAAGAACGTGTATTAACGTTCAATGATGCCATAAAGTCTAATATAAGCTCCCAAAAAATAGAACATTTTTATGAAGTCGCTGAGCTTATCAATAACATGATTTCTAATAAAAAAATATACAATCAAAAAGAACACATATTAAAACAATGA
- a CDS encoding AMP-dependent synthetase/ligase produces MTDVKRLFDFPYYQLKHKPNAKALVTKYDGQWTPMSTQEYINKANAVSRALLKLGVEKDDKIAIISSTNRTEWNIMDIGILQLGAQNIPIYPTISAEDYEYVLNHSESIYCFVSDEEVLEKVRKVQSNTKLKEVYSFNHIKGCKHYSELFELGKDENNQQEVEARKDNVKPDDLATIIYTSGTTGKPKGVMLSHWNITSNALDASKRLPKIDGETRVLSFLPICHIFERVLIYIYQYAGTSVYFAEGLDKIGENAKEIKPHLMSVVPRLLEKVFDKIMLKADELSGIKQKLFYWAVELGEKWEPYKANGSWYEFKLSIANKLIFSKWREALGGELRTMVSGSAALQPRLSRVFSAGKMQVMEGYGLTETSPVVSVGMYKDKHYKVGTVGKPIDNVEVKIAEDGEILIKGPNVMMGYYKDPEKTDSVMTGAYFHTGDKGIIDEDGFLKITGRKKEMFKTSGGKYIIPTLLENDLKQSLFIEQVMVIGEGEKMPAAIIQPNFEFIRDWIDHKKHKIGKSEKEIGTSEIVIKRIQKEVDKYNKNFGKWEQIKRFELTPEIWTIDDGHLTPTMKMKRSVIREKYDALYQKIYRP; encoded by the coding sequence ATGACAGACGTTAAACGCCTTTTTGATTTTCCTTATTATCAACTAAAGCATAAACCAAACGCTAAAGCTTTAGTAACAAAGTACGATGGTCAATGGACACCTATGTCCACTCAAGAGTACATTAATAAAGCCAATGCAGTAAGTCGCGCACTTCTTAAATTAGGTGTGGAAAAAGATGATAAAATTGCCATCATTTCCTCAACTAACAGAACCGAATGGAATATCATGGATATTGGAATTTTGCAGTTAGGCGCGCAAAATATTCCAATTTATCCAACAATTTCAGCAGAAGATTACGAGTACGTTTTAAATCATAGCGAATCTATTTACTGCTTTGTTTCAGATGAAGAAGTGCTTGAAAAAGTTAGAAAAGTTCAATCAAACACCAAACTAAAAGAAGTATATTCCTTTAACCATATTAAAGGTTGTAAACATTATTCAGAATTATTTGAACTAGGAAAAGATGAAAACAACCAACAAGAAGTAGAGGCTAGAAAAGACAATGTTAAACCAGACGATTTAGCTACAATTATTTATACATCTGGCACAACAGGTAAGCCCAAAGGTGTAATGCTATCTCACTGGAATATAACCAGTAACGCCTTAGATGCTTCTAAACGTCTCCCTAAAATTGATGGTGAAACTAGAGTACTAAGTTTTTTACCTATTTGCCATATTTTTGAACGTGTGCTCATATACATATATCAATATGCTGGCACTAGTGTTTATTTTGCAGAAGGTCTAGACAAAATTGGTGAAAATGCAAAAGAAATAAAACCTCACTTAATGAGTGTTGTACCGAGGCTCCTAGAAAAAGTGTTTGATAAAATTATGCTTAAGGCAGACGAACTTTCTGGTATTAAGCAAAAGCTCTTCTATTGGGCTGTAGAACTAGGCGAAAAATGGGAGCCTTACAAAGCAAATGGCTCCTGGTATGAATTTAAGCTCAGTATTGCTAATAAATTAATCTTTAGCAAATGGCGCGAAGCCTTAGGCGGCGAACTAAGAACTATGGTTTCCGGAAGCGCTGCACTTCAGCCACGTTTATCTCGAGTGTTTTCTGCTGGTAAGATGCAAGTTATGGAAGGGTATGGCCTAACAGAAACCTCACCAGTAGTTTCTGTAGGAATGTATAAAGATAAGCACTATAAAGTAGGAACTGTAGGTAAACCCATAGATAATGTAGAAGTTAAGATTGCAGAAGATGGCGAAATTTTAATTAAAGGCCCCAACGTAATGATGGGCTATTATAAAGACCCAGAGAAAACGGATAGTGTAATGACTGGCGCTTACTTTCATACAGGTGACAAAGGCATAATTGACGAAGACGGCTTCTTAAAAATTACAGGTCGTAAAAAGGAAATGTTTAAAACCTCTGGAGGTAAATACATTATCCCAACACTTTTAGAAAATGATTTAAAGCAATCATTATTCATTGAGCAAGTTATGGTTATTGGTGAAGGAGAAAAAATGCCAGCAGCTATAATTCAACCGAATTTTGAATTTATCAGAGATTGGATAGATCATAAAAAACATAAGATTGGTAAATCTGAAAAAGAAATTGGTACTTCCGAAATTGTGATAAAGCGCATCCAAAAAGAAGTTGACAAATACAACAAAAACTTTGGCAAGTGGGAGCAAATTAAACGTTTTGAACTTACGCCTGAAATTTGGACTATAGATGATGGTCACCTCACACCTACCATGAAAATGAAGCGAAGTGTTATTAGAGAGAAATATGACGCTTTATACCAAAAAATTTACAGACCCTAA
- the purL gene encoding phosphoribosylformylglycinamidine synthase, translating to MIHFFGNQNSKVFAVQATKELSPETISKLVWLFGNQPKIEQASLDAFFVGPRAAMITPWSTNAVEITQNMGISGILRIEEFIAISEDFKGYDPMISEKFSSLNQDIFTINIQPETIQNIEDISAYNIQEGLALSDEEIEYLEGVSKKIGRPLTDSEVFGFSQVNSEHCRHKIFNGTFVIDGEEKPTSLFKMIKETSKQNPNDIVSAYKDNVAFIKGPVVEQFAPKRADVPEYYQTKDFESVISLKAETHNFPTTVEPFNGAATGSGGEIRDRLAGGKGSIPLAGTAVYMTSYSRLEEERPWEKAFPERKWLYQTPMDILIKASNGASDFGNKFGQPLICGSVLTFEHQEGSDKIGYDKVIMQAGGIGYGKADQAIKDIPKAGDKIVILGGDNYRIGMGGAAVSSADTGEFDSGIELNAVQRSNPEMQKRAANAVRGMVESDENSIVSIHDHGAGGHLNCLSELVEDTGGHIDLDKLPVGDPTLSAKEIIGNESQERMGLVISEKHLDTLHKIADRERSPIYDVGEVTGKHRFTFQSKTNGYKPMDLALEDMFGSSPKTIMTDRTVNKNYSDISYDSDKFYDYLDQILQLEAVACKDWLTNKVDRCVGGKVAKQQCVGPLQLPLNNVGVMALDYKGKEGIATSIGHSPISGLIDPVAGSRNSITESLTNIIWAPLKDGLQSVSLSANWMWPCKNDGEDARLYEAVKAVSEFAIDLGINVPTGKDSLSMKQKYPDGDVISPGTVIISAAANCNDISKVVEPVFKKNKGDIYYINISQDDFKLGGSSFAQINNKIGNSTPNVKSAAYTKTVFNTIQQLIKDNKIVAGHDVASGGLITTLLELCFADNNLGAELDITALAEKDSFKVLFAENAGIVIQSKDNSIENTLSAAGITFHNIGKVTDTDVLSIINGSEVFTMTVSRLRDMWYKTSFLLDQKQTANSLAKARYNNYKKQPLQYTFPSHFTGKLPNIDVSKPRPKAAILREKGSNSEREMANAMYLAGFDVKDVHMTDLINGRETLEDIQFLGAVGGFSNSDVLGSAKGWAGAIKYNNKANEVIKNFFEREDTLSVGICNGCQLMMELDLINPEHAQHGKMVHNDSHKHESSFTSVKIQENNSVMLSTLAGSTLGVWISHGEGKFSLPYTEDQYKIVAKYGYEEYPHNPNGSDFNTAMMTDKTGRHLVTMPHIERSIFQWNWANYPDGRQDKVSPWLEAFVNAKKWIENH from the coding sequence ATGATTCATTTCTTTGGAAACCAAAACAGCAAAGTTTTCGCTGTTCAAGCCACAAAAGAATTATCACCAGAAACCATCTCTAAATTAGTATGGTTATTTGGCAACCAACCAAAAATAGAACAAGCATCATTAGATGCTTTTTTTGTTGGCCCAAGAGCTGCAATGATAACACCTTGGAGTACAAATGCTGTAGAAATTACTCAAAACATGGGAATTTCTGGTATTTTACGTATTGAAGAATTCATAGCTATTTCGGAAGATTTTAAAGGGTACGATCCAATGATTTCTGAAAAATTTTCAAGCTTAAATCAAGACATCTTCACCATAAATATTCAACCTGAAACGATTCAAAATATTGAAGATATTTCAGCCTACAATATACAGGAAGGTTTAGCACTAAGTGACGAAGAAATTGAGTACTTAGAAGGTGTTTCAAAAAAGATTGGTCGTCCATTAACAGACTCTGAAGTATTCGGGTTCTCACAAGTGAACTCAGAACACTGTCGTCATAAAATTTTTAACGGAACTTTTGTTATCGATGGCGAAGAGAAACCAACATCGTTATTCAAAATGATTAAGGAAACATCGAAGCAAAATCCAAACGATATTGTTTCTGCATACAAGGATAACGTAGCGTTTATAAAAGGACCTGTTGTAGAACAGTTTGCACCAAAGCGTGCCGATGTTCCTGAATATTACCAAACTAAAGATTTTGAATCTGTAATTTCGTTAAAAGCAGAAACACACAACTTTCCAACAACTGTAGAGCCTTTTAATGGAGCTGCAACAGGTTCTGGTGGTGAAATTAGAGATAGACTTGCTGGTGGTAAAGGTTCTATTCCTTTAGCAGGAACAGCTGTTTATATGACATCGTATTCGCGTTTAGAAGAAGAGCGTCCTTGGGAAAAGGCCTTTCCTGAACGCAAATGGTTGTACCAAACTCCAATGGATATTCTAATTAAAGCATCTAACGGCGCTTCAGATTTTGGTAACAAATTTGGCCAACCTCTTATTTGTGGTTCTGTTTTAACCTTTGAACACCAAGAAGGCAGCGATAAAATCGGTTATGACAAAGTGATTATGCAAGCTGGTGGTATTGGTTACGGAAAAGCAGACCAAGCCATAAAAGATATACCAAAAGCAGGTGACAAAATTGTAATTCTTGGTGGTGATAACTACAGAATTGGTATGGGAGGTGCTGCAGTATCTTCGGCAGATACAGGTGAATTCGATTCTGGCATTGAGTTAAATGCCGTACAGCGTTCAAACCCAGAAATGCAAAAACGTGCTGCCAATGCTGTTAGAGGCATGGTAGAAAGTGATGAAAATTCAATCGTTTCTATTCACGATCATGGTGCTGGTGGACATCTTAACTGTTTATCTGAGTTGGTTGAAGATACTGGCGGACACATAGACTTAGACAAATTGCCTGTAGGCGATCCTACCCTTTCAGCTAAAGAAATTATTGGTAACGAGTCTCAAGAACGTATGGGATTAGTTATCTCTGAAAAACACTTAGACACACTTCATAAAATTGCAGACAGAGAACGTTCTCCTATCTACGATGTTGGTGAGGTTACTGGCAAGCATCGTTTTACTTTTCAATCTAAAACTAACGGTTACAAACCAATGGATTTGGCTTTAGAAGACATGTTTGGTAGCTCCCCAAAAACCATAATGACAGATCGTACGGTTAACAAAAACTATAGCGACATATCCTATGATTCAGATAAGTTTTACGATTACTTAGATCAGATCTTACAGCTAGAGGCTGTGGCTTGCAAAGATTGGCTTACAAATAAAGTAGACCGTTGTGTTGGTGGTAAGGTTGCCAAACAGCAGTGTGTTGGTCCGTTACAACTGCCATTAAATAATGTTGGTGTAATGGCTCTAGATTATAAAGGAAAAGAAGGTATTGCTACAAGCATTGGCCACTCACCTATTTCAGGATTAATAGATCCTGTGGCAGGTAGTCGCAACTCTATTACAGAATCCTTAACAAATATTATTTGGGCACCATTAAAAGATGGATTACAAAGTGTTTCGCTTTCAGCTAACTGGATGTGGCCTTGTAAAAACGATGGTGAAGATGCACGCTTATACGAAGCTGTAAAAGCGGTTTCAGAATTTGCAATAGATTTAGGTATTAACGTACCAACAGGAAAGGATTCATTATCAATGAAACAAAAATATCCTGATGGTGATGTCATTTCTCCTGGTACAGTTATCATTTCTGCTGCTGCCAATTGTAATGATATTTCCAAGGTGGTAGAACCTGTCTTTAAGAAAAATAAAGGAGATATTTATTACATCAATATTTCTCAAGACGACTTTAAACTTGGTGGTAGCTCGTTTGCACAAATCAATAATAAAATAGGAAACAGTACACCAAATGTAAAAAGTGCTGCCTATACCAAAACTGTGTTTAATACCATCCAGCAATTGATAAAAGACAATAAGATTGTTGCTGGACATGACGTGGCTTCAGGTGGATTGATTACAACCTTACTAGAACTGTGTTTTGCAGATAATAATCTTGGTGCAGAATTAGACATTACGGCTTTGGCTGAAAAGGATTCATTCAAAGTTTTATTTGCTGAAAACGCAGGTATTGTTATTCAGTCTAAAGATAATAGTATTGAAAACACATTGTCCGCAGCAGGAATTACCTTCCATAATATCGGTAAAGTAACTGATACAGATGTATTAAGTATCATCAACGGAAGCGAGGTATTTACAATGACAGTTTCGAGATTACGAGATATGTGGTACAAAACCTCTTTCCTACTCGACCAAAAACAAACAGCAAATAGCTTAGCTAAAGCGCGTTACAACAATTACAAAAAACAACCACTTCAATATACATTCCCAAGTCACTTTACAGGCAAATTACCCAATATTGACGTTAGTAAACCAAGACCAAAAGCAGCAATTCTGCGTGAAAAAGGAAGTAACTCTGAACGCGAAATGGCAAACGCCATGTATTTAGCCGGTTTTGATGTTAAGGATGTACATATGACTGATTTAATTAATGGTCGTGAAACACTTGAGGACATTCAATTTTTAGGTGCAGTTGGTGGATTTAGTAATTCAGATGTACTTGGCTCAGCTAAAGGTTGGGCTGGCGCCATTAAATATAACAACAAGGCTAACGAAGTGATTAAAAATTTCTTTGAAAGAGAAGACACTTTATCTGTTGGTATTTGTAACGGTTGCCAGTTAATGATGGAACTAGATCTTATTAATCCGGAGCACGCGCAGCATGGCAAAATGGTGCACAATGATTCTCACAAGCATGAGAGTTCATTTACATCTGTAAAAATTCAAGAAAACAACTCCGTCATGCTTTCTACATTAGCAGGTAGCACATTAGGTGTCTGGATTTCTCATGGCGAAGGTAAATTTAGCCTTCCTTATACAGAAGATCAATATAAAATTGTAGCAAAGTACGGCTATGAAGAGTATCCTCATAATCCAAATGGTTCAGATTTTAATACAGCCATGATGACTGATAAAACAGGCAGACATTTGGTAACTATGCCACATATTGAACGTTCTATATTTCAGTGGAATTGGGCAAATTATCCTGATGGAAGACAAGATAAAGTGTCTCCTTGGCTAGAGGCTTTTGTAAATGCCAAAAAGTGGATTGAAAACCACTAA